TCTGTGTGATGCGCCATAGTAATCTGGCATGTTCTAGTAGCAACATCCCAAACTTTAACTTGTTTGTCAGCACTGGCGCTAGCAAGCATATTCCTAATTTTTTCCAATAAAGCTTCAAAAGATAAATAATCAGACACGTCTAGAAACAAGCAAatctaaagaaaaataatcaaaatcgtATTGGACATACCTAAACTCCTTATTCCAAGCAAGACCAAGAACTGATCTAGTGTGGCTGCCTTCTTTGTATTTCTAAGACAAAAGACGAGAAATCAAATTAACGGATACATTTTGTTGTTGCCATCAAAGGAAATGAAGTACTACTCACCCCTTTCTCCTTTTTTCCTCCTAGTTGTACACAAGGGAGTACCTCCTCCCTCTGAAGCATTACATACAagtaatttaattacaatagATTCTAAgagaaacaatatatatatactacgcaaaaaaacatattttactttCTACATACAATGTCAAGATCCCATATCTCTATCTTGGACGTTTTATACGAACCAACAGCTAGAAAATTCCCTGCCAACACGAAACGGataaaaaacatatgtaaattttatCCATTGCATTAATTGCATGAATGAAGAGTCCCATTGAGATGAttgataaaacttttttttgatacaTATCACTAACCTTTTTCTCCTCCTTTAAGTGGACAATCAAGCCAAGCAGTACACAATGGCATTTTTGGTAGCATTATTTCATGATGACTATATACGTTTGGAGAGCCAATAGATGTCTCCACGCATACATAAATCTGGTCAcatattcatttacaaattcCATGTGAGATCACTACTATATTTTcacaattaattaataattatattgatatcGAGAAGGATTGACAAACATCGAGATTATTGTTGGTCCTAGCACAAACAATTGGTGAATCGGTTGGTAAGATTTTTGAATCATCATCCGAGTCATCACCACCATCctggaaaaaaaacacagatttttattatatatatacaaaacatatacGACAAGTTTccatggaaaaatatatataaaaaaatatatagtgatatacatcattgttcttgaggtATGGATCCATCTTATTACTTGCGTAAAAAAGACCCCCACGCCCGGAGCTAAAAATTTCAATTCCTGaatccaaacacacaaaaatgaaaatataacatTACACAATGAAAACGGAAACAGAGATTCGAAAAGAGATATTAGCCTACCTTaccatcatcctcttcatcgtAATTATCCATGTCGAGTTCTATCAAACCCATCAGCTACTTCATCATTAACCTCCATTGACGAAGAAGCATTCTTTGTTTTGAAAGATTTTCCAAACTCTTCCGCTACGGCTTTTGCATGAGCAACTTcaccatcctcttcttcatcatcggtCTTTGcgtcctcttcttcatcttcactgTAAAACTCACAACTCTCTTTGAGCTTTTCGATTTCCTCCTTAGAAGGAAGTTTAGCATGATCGAGCATGGCTTTTGCAGCCCCTTTTGGTACCCATGACAATGCAGTTATCATTCtgccaaaataaaacaaaatctaaatcaaCATAAACCCATTTTATCAGCCTCGCGCGGAAACCCTAATAGAGAAGAGCCCATGTAACAGTACAATAAGCCATATCCTAAATGAAACGTTACCACAACGGAAAATCCTAAAATCACCGACCGACGAAGAAGATGACCAAATTATTTAATTCTCTTTGAttgaaaaggagaagaagagaacttACGTTACAAACGAAACTACACTTAACGCTGGAACTACAATCTACCGACCGCCGAGAGGAAAGACAGAGAAACAGGGAACACTAAATGATGTAGGGGTTCGGTTTGGTAACCCTTTTTTAATTACTTGGTAATATAATCATTtcgtttccaaaaaaaaaggtttctgtAAATATGGGCCAAAATTTAGCGGATTAAGATCATTTGGACATGTAAACTGGATCCAATAAGCAATTTATTGACTCATATGTATCTAGTTGAAGTAGCAACTCATATTGTTCGTGCAATTGCGTACGAACTGTGTAGAGTATACGTTAATGGAAAAGATAAGTCACATGTGGTCGTCATTGTAATAGTTGACTCCCACTTTTTATTGGGTTTCATACGACTTTCAGACTAAAGTCTTTCAACGTAATCTAGTTTTACGTTACTTAActggaaaaatacaaaattttcaacGATAGATACTGATATTTTCTCTCGTTCACAATGGTTACGGAAAGTCCAATTTGGCTTCGTTATATTATACGAAGCCGATTATAATACAACATCACTAATCTCAAATCGAATTTCCACTtagaattaaacaaaaaaagcttcCAGTGATAAAATAGATTCTAACTACAACTTTAGTCAAAAAGCCaaccaaaaaaagagtaaaaacagAGCTCAAAatgtcctttttcttttttttttcttatctctcttttttttccctctcaGTCACCTTTCAACAtcacacttaaaaaaaaaacagaccaattaaaaaaaagagaactaaTATGATAAGAGAGTTTGGTTGATGATAATAGTAAACGACATTGATTGTTCTCTGAAATCATCATCTGGTTCTTGAGTTTCCAAGTGTAAGTTCTAAATCATCTGAAACACATTCTCCATGTATCCTTTCACCTTCCCAAGGCTTCACCATTCCAATCACAGTGGTTGCGTTACAACCAAACGCAAACTCAGCCGCCATTCCATCAGCCATTGGCACATCAGAGTTCTGATCAACACCAGCAGGAATAGCTGGAGAGCAGTTTCCACTTTGTCCAGGAGTCCACATTGGTGAATTACAGTCTCCCATTTTAAAAGCCTCTTTGTCGAAAAACGGGTTTCTTGAAACTAAGCTGAACGTAGGAGAAGAGGGTCCGCTCTGTGGTGTTTGCATTCCAGAGAGCCATCCAGAGTCAGGGATGGTTACTTGATCACGAGTAGGGCTTCGAGCCAATGGCGGAGTCACAGGAGCGCTTATCGAGTTTCCATGGAAGAATGGAAGCTTGGAAGGTGAGTTTGAAGAGAGGTTCTTGAGCCAGGGGATTAGCGAGTTAGCATCACCAAATGGGTTAGTAGGACTCGggaatgatgaagatgaagggCTTGGATTGTAAGAAGCACGAGGACTATGTTGATACGATGAACATGGACTAGCTGAAGTAGAACCATTCATGAGTTCCATTCGATCCATTGGTTTGCATCCCTACACAAGAGTTTATGCAAAATGTAAGAAATAACACAAACATATAACCAAAACAATCCTCTTCAAGCTGAGATTTTCTCAAAAGACCCTATAAATCTTCTGCTAGTGGATTAGTTTAAAatgtgtctttttctttttacataatGCAAAAGCTGGTGAGCAACaagccaacaaacaaaaagacattATGATTGATAATTGAAAATCtaaatacaccaaaaaaaaaaaaaatagagaacaatgatttttgtttggtttataatgGTCAAAAGAACAATCTTTGCTAATGGATTATTTACATAAAAGAGAGCATATAATGTTATTATCGTTGTCACAAAATGTAAGAGCTGCCGAGCTGGTGAGCATGAACAAGATAACACTATGATTGAAAATCAAAATGCACCTAAGCAAGAAAAAGCGTAGagaacaatgattttttttctttggtgctATATAAGTGGTCTTCGAACAATCTTTACTAATGGATCGAGAATATCTAACTAAGTAAAagagagtttttctttttgtcaataaaagagattaaaaatgtttcttttattcttttgccATTTTTACGAAATGCAAAAAA
The sequence above is a segment of the Camelina sativa cultivar DH55 chromosome 10, Cs, whole genome shotgun sequence genome. Coding sequences within it:
- the LOC104718432 gene encoding BES1/BZR1 homolog protein 3 isoform X2 — translated: MDRMELMNGSTSASPCSSYQHSPRASYNPSPSSSSFPSPTNPFGDANSLIPWLKNLSSNSPSKLPFFHGNSISAPVTPPLARSPTRDQVTIPDSGWLSGMQTPQSGPSSPTFSLVSRNPFFDKEAFKMGDCNSPMWTPGQSGNCSPAIPAGVDQNSDVPMADGMAAEFAFGCNATTVIGMVKPWEGERIHGECVSDDLELTLGNSRTR
- the LOC104718432 gene encoding BES1/BZR1 homolog protein 3 isoform X1, which codes for MTSGTRTPTWKERENNKRRERRRRAIAAKIFAGLRIHGNFKLPKHCDNNEVLKALCNEAGWTVEDDGTTYRKGCKPMDRMELMNGSTSASPCSSYQHSPRASYNPSPSSSSFPSPTNPFGDANSLIPWLKNLSSNSPSKLPFFHGNSISAPVTPPLARSPTRDQVTIPDSGWLSGMQTPQSGPSSPTFSLVSRNPFFDKEAFKMGDCNSPMWTPGQSGNCSPAIPAGVDQNSDVPMADGMAAEFAFGCNATTVIGMVKPWEGERIHGECVSDDLELTLGNSRTR